TGCACCACCTCGCACAAAAGGATTAGACACTGCCGCTTCAGCGTCCCTATCTGTTTTTGCATAGGCCATAGCACCGACCTTGGTTGCTCTCGCATCGCCAATATCAAGAGATACGGTCTCCCCCATATAGGCACCGACATGAAACACCTTGTTAGTGAAACTTCCGTCAAGAAGCTTCATACCATTATAGACAGTGTTTTCACCTATCATTTGAAGCTCTTCGAGGAGTTTCTCGATGTCTGCCTGAATTGCCTGACGTGATGCAGAGTTTTGCCCATCAGATGCTGCTTGAACGGCTTTCGTACGAATAGTGTTCACGATATTAACCGCCTCTTCAAGAGCACCGTCAGCAATTTGGATAATGTTCACGCCATCGTTGGCGTTAGCTATTGCCTGTGCAATTCCTGTATGCTGTGCCCTAAGGTTATCCGCAATAGCAAGACCAGAAGCGTCATCAGCGGCCCTATTGATCCTCAAGCCGCTTGACAGGCGTTCGAGAGATTTGCCCAAAAGACTGTCTGTTTTTTTGAGATTATTGTGACCTATCAAGGCCTGAATATTTGTGTTAATCCGAAGTCCCATAACTAATTCCTCCTTGAATCATTTAATTAAATCTAGGCATCCTTGCCCTTTTAAAAAAATGTATCTCAACAATATATTGTTACTCTATCACCTCCTTCCTTTTGTCGTCCTGTAACGGTATCGGACAAAGCACTCTTCAACTTTAATTTTTTTTACATGCTGAATAGGCTATATGGGCGGCCTCTTTAAGCCCCAAAGCCATATAACAATCCCCTATTTCTCGCAATATTTCTTTTCTATAAGGAAAATGAATAAATAATTTCTCAAATGCAGTAATAGCATCCTCATATCTAGCCATTCTTTTATAAATCAGCCCAAGCTGTTCGTATAGATCAAACAAATTTTTATCTTTTTTTATAGCCTGGCTAAGATATCTAGCAGCATCAGCCCATTTTTCTAACCGTAGAAAGCATTCAGCCAACATCACATCAGGTCTTGGATCATTAGGGGCAAGAGAACCTATTTGGATAAGTATTTTCTCTGCTTCTGATATTTTATTATCTGCAATCAATGTAGAACTTAATAATATTAATATCTCTATATTATGGGGATGTTGTTTTTTCAAAAACATCAAAGCCTTTTGAGCTGTTTCTATTTCTGACTCTCCGATTTGCCTAATTTTTTCCAGAGCCTCATTTAAATTCATTCTGAATAGCTTAATAAAAAAATCTTTCTTTTCTTTGCTTTGGAATATATAATCTTCAACCTGTCTTTTCATTTTTTTTGCGGTATTATCATTGGGGTATAAGGTCAAGACTTCGTTAATATTTTTCAAGGCCCATGTAATTTTGCCTAATCCACTATCATCACGCCGTTGGAATTCTATATATTCTTTGGCCTCTTTTAAAAGTCTTTCTGGATATTTAATTTCCTCCTGTAAAAGATTAAATATTTCCGTATTACTAGGGTCAAGAGAATAAGCTTTTTTTAGAAATTTTAAGGCCTTAGTATGCATACGATAGAAACCATATATTTTTCCTAGTATACTTAATATATATGGATTTTCGGGATCAAGGGTTGAAGCGATAGTAAGATAGCACTCTGCCCGTGATAGATCTTTTTTATCAGCTAGGAGTTGCCCAATCTTAAAGAAAAGAGCTGCTTTTTCCCTATCGCCTTTTTTTTCTTTTAATTTCTTATCAAGAGAGTGTTCAAGAGAAAATACCTCAAACATCCACTGAAAATAATCTTCCAACCTGGAAATTGCATTAAGTCTAGTCTGAAATGACTGTTGTATCATCTCCATTTCCAAAGCCACTTTTTCCAACTTATCACTATCACCATCCCGATCTTTTATCTTAAATTCAGCCTCTTTGACAAATAAATCAATATTTTCAGATTCAATCAATTGAATAGCATTAGCTAATGGGCCTGGAAATGTTCCATATTTTTCGTAAAATCTAAGCGCCTTACTGACGTATTGTTTTATTTTTTTTTGCGTATTTTTTCTTTTTTTATTTTTCGAATTACAGTAGAATATAGCTTGTCTTGCTGCTTTTATGCCTTCTTGATAATGCTCTCTAAGTACGTTAATTTTTTTTATCTCCTGACCTAAATACCCTATTAATTTAGAATAAGTTGGCTTGGGACTCTCATAATATGCTTTAACAATTTTATTTTTTGCATTCAGCTCGCAATCTGCATATTTCAACAAAATCTTTGCAAGAGAGGCTTCCACAGTACCTGAAATTTTTAATCCTTTGCTAGCATTAACAAATAAAATATCACTTTTTTTTATTAATCTCTCAATTACTTCACGTTGGGCGATAAGTTGCACAGAGGTTGGAACTTGCTGTCCGGTTACAGATTCAACCCAATGCAAATTTTCTAGGTCTATATCTAACGGAAGAGTCATTCCTTTAGCATGCGATTCAAAATCGACATATGCCAAATCAAAACCTACGAATATTATTGGATCAAGCCCCATAATCATAGCTACATGAAGAGCAAGATGAGCAACTGCGTTCATTTCAACTGTATGTGCCAGCCCCCCCCATTGATCTCTTAAATCATGAACTAACGGGATATCGATAGAATCAAAAAATTTGATAGGAGATTTATAAGTTTTAACAGTCATGTAACCACATGGAAGTACATAAGCCAATGGTACGTCTTCGGTTTCATCCAAAATAGGCCGAAATTTTTCATATGAAATAGGATGATAATCCACACTAGCCACAATATCTGGTTTA
The DNA window shown above is from Dissulfuribacter thermophilus and carries:
- a CDS encoding 6-hydroxymethylpterin diphosphokinase MptE-like protein — encoded protein: MINKGPYWEKNIKACQDKRPLLFKMIKKFIEQRFVDDALRIEMALSATGKPVAKILQPNNSIWLHSPDDPELEAKNIVDTMELCPGELRFLIGFGLGYLPKEVLRRGLPFYKLIIFEKSPEIFYVALNYLDIEELIRADNVAILLGDSVDFTDIVNEHITSLLLTPPKITIYEPIRQLFPEYCLDIQRRVQDVCESVLCEVRTTRNVGKIMFENSMLNFTTAIHSANLAALKDLFKGQPGVVIGAGPSLNTSLPILKEFKNKIVTLAVDSSLPPLVRYGIKPDIVASVDYHPISYEKFRPILDETEDVPLAYVLPCGYMTVKTYKSPIKFFDSIDIPLVHDLRDQWGGLAHTVEMNAVAHLALHVAMIMGLDPIIFVGFDLAYVDFESHAKGMTLPLDIDLENLHWVESVTGQQVPTSVQLIAQREVIERLIKKSDILFVNASKGLKISGTVEASLAKILLKYADCELNAKNKIVKAYYESPKPTYSKLIGYLGQEIKKINVLREHYQEGIKAARQAIFYCNSKNKKRKNTQKKIKQYVSKALRFYEKYGTFPGPLANAIQLIESENIDLFVKEAEFKIKDRDGDSDKLEKVALEMEMIQQSFQTRLNAISRLEDYFQWMFEVFSLEHSLDKKLKEKKGDREKAALFFKIGQLLADKKDLSRAECYLTIASTLDPENPYILSILGKIYGFYRMHTKALKFLKKAYSLDPSNTEIFNLLQEEIKYPERLLKEAKEYIEFQRRDDSGLGKITWALKNINEVLTLYPNDNTAKKMKRQVEDYIFQSKEKKDFFIKLFRMNLNEALEKIRQIGESEIETAQKALMFLKKQHPHNIEILILLSSTLIADNKISEAEKILIQIGSLAPNDPRPDVMLAECFLRLEKWADAARYLSQAIKKDKNLFDLYEQLGLIYKRMARYEDAITAFEKLFIHFPYRKEILREIGDCYMALGLKEAAHIAYSACKKN